The Clostridioides difficile genome has a segment encoding these proteins:
- the cdaA gene encoding diadenylate cyclase CdaA, with protein sequence MLDINSFLNEFFNIILRMSIYDLIDISIVAYIFYKIFMFIKDTRAEQVFKGIIFLLLATQLSNTFKLHTVYWISLKALDYGVIAALIIFQPEFRAGLEHIGRAKFNLFGKNVNTSEETLNRTIEEIVEALYSLSRQKIGALIIMERETRISDIINTGTIIDAEISRQLLINIFIPNTPLHDGAVVIRDSKVKAAACFLPLTESKDLSKDLGTRHRAGIGVSEVSDCITLIVSEETGGVSIAKAGKLYRDISRERMMNILRSNLKTNTETRSFFKGGIFK encoded by the coding sequence GTGTTAGATATAAATTCTTTTTTAAATGAATTTTTTAATATAATATTAAGAATGAGTATATATGATTTAATTGACATATCTATAGTAGCATATATTTTTTACAAAATATTTATGTTTATAAAAGACACAAGAGCAGAACAAGTATTTAAAGGTATAATATTTCTTTTGCTAGCAACTCAACTTAGTAACACTTTTAAATTGCATACCGTTTACTGGATATCTCTTAAGGCTCTGGATTATGGAGTTATAGCAGCTCTTATAATTTTTCAGCCAGAATTTAGAGCAGGACTTGAACATATAGGAAGAGCAAAGTTTAATTTATTTGGGAAAAATGTAAATACTTCAGAGGAAACTCTTAATAGAACTATAGAAGAGATTGTAGAAGCTTTATATTCACTTTCTAGACAAAAAATAGGAGCTCTTATCATAATGGAAAGAGAAACCAGAATAAGTGATATAATAAATACAGGAACTATAATTGATGCAGAAATTTCTAGGCAATTATTGATAAATATATTTATACCAAATACACCGTTACATGATGGAGCTGTTGTAATTAGAGACTCTAAGGTAAAGGCGGCTGCATGTTTTTTACCGTTGACAGAGAGTAAGGATTTAAGCAAAGATTTAGGTACTAGACATAGAGCTGGAATAGGTGTAAGTGAAGTCTCTGACTGTATAACATTAATTGTATCAGAGGAAACAGGAGGCGTATCAATCGCTAAAGCTGGTAAGTTATATAGAGATATTTCTAGAGAAAGAATGATGAATATATTACGTAGTAATCTAAAAACGAATACTGAAACAAGAAGTTTTTTCAAAGGTGGTATATTTAAATGA
- the nrdG gene encoding anaerobic ribonucleoside-triphosphate reductase activating protein — MKIRMSSTISHDSIVDGPGLRMVLWTQGCVHNCKGCHNPQTHNLCGGFYMDTKEIINEIKSLKLQKGITLSGGEPFLQPEPLEEIAKEAKNNGLDVWSYTGFTFEQLLDKKNSAYFKNLNLLKQIDVLVDGRFIDEKKDISLKFRGSSNQRIIDVQKSLKYKKVFLIEQYMKDDLSIAE, encoded by the coding sequence ATGAAAATAAGAATGTCATCTACTATAAGTCATGACAGTATAGTTGATGGACCAGGGTTAAGAATGGTACTATGGACTCAAGGATGTGTTCATAATTGTAAGGGGTGTCATAATCCTCAAACGCATAATTTATGTGGTGGCTTTTATATGGATACAAAAGAAATTATAAATGAGATAAAGTCACTAAAATTACAAAAGGGTATTACACTGTCAGGTGGAGAGCCATTTTTACAACCAGAACCATTAGAAGAAATAGCAAAAGAAGCTAAAAATAATGGATTGGATGTATGGTCTTATACAGGATTTACATTTGAACAACTACTAGATAAAAAAAATAGTGCATATTTCAAAAACTTGAACCTATTAAAGCAAATTGATGTTTTAGTAGATGGAAGATTTATAGATGAAAAAAAAGATATAAGTTTAAAATTTAGAGGTTCATCAAATCAAAGAATAATTGATGTTCAGAAAAGCTTAAAGTATAAAAAAGTGTTTTTAATTGAGCAATATATGAAAGATGATTTATCTATAGCAGAATAG
- a CDS encoding anaerobic ribonucleoside triphosphate reductase, with the protein MVEFVKKRDGRVIPFNEDRITRAIFLAATNVAEREGIVPDYKLSEQLTQEVIKLLNHKYSESVPSVEDIQNSVVKVLIETGHAKTSEEYIVYRTERSRIRNSKTRLMKAIEEITFEDAEDADIKRENANINGNTAMGTMLQYGSTVSKEFCKTHILKPEHSFAHDNGDIHIHDMDFLNMGTLTCCQIDVKKLFEDGFSTGHGFLREPQDIMSYGALAAIAIQSNQNDQHGGQSIPFFDYGLSEGVYKTFKKFYIGNLAKALKLFKGIENNEAIKDIVYRTEKETNRKVGLKKDELYLNSEKEKLRETFNIDEELVNNMQNFAFEESYKETDKKTYQSMEAFIHNLNTMHSRAGAQVPFSSVNFGTDISEEGRMVTKNLLLSQERGLGNGETPIFPILIFKVKEGVNLNPEDPNYDLFKLSCRVSAKRLFPNFSFLDAPFNAKYYKAGDPDTEATYMGCRTRVLSNVCGPETVSGRGNISFTTVNLPRLGIKHGIIKNNKTNLDEFFKELDEKMDLIIEQLLERLEVQGNKKMKNFPFLMGQGVWKDSDDLGPEDTLKEVIKQGTLTIGFIGLAECLIALTGKHHGESKESQELGLKIVSYMRHKMDEATDKCKLNFSLMGTPAEGLSGRFTKIDKKVYGEIKGITDKEYYTNSFHVPVYYNISAYDKIEIEAPYHEFTNAGHITYVELDGDPSDNLEAFETVIKAMKDLGIGYGSINHPVDRDPICGFSGVIASNICPVCGRNEDESDIKFERIRRITGYLVGTVDRFNNAKKAEVKDRVKHR; encoded by the coding sequence TTGGTTGAGTTTGTAAAAAAGAGAGATGGAAGAGTGATTCCATTTAATGAAGATAGAATAACAAGAGCTATATTTTTAGCAGCAACAAATGTTGCAGAAAGAGAAGGTATTGTACCTGATTATAAGTTATCTGAGCAACTAACTCAAGAAGTAATAAAGTTGCTAAATCATAAATATTCTGAATCAGTTCCAAGTGTTGAAGATATACAAAATTCTGTAGTTAAGGTTCTTATAGAAACAGGCCACGCAAAAACTAGCGAAGAGTACATAGTATATAGAACTGAAAGAAGTAGAATAAGAAATTCAAAAACAAGGTTAATGAAGGCAATAGAGGAAATTACATTTGAGGATGCAGAAGATGCTGATATAAAAAGAGAAAATGCAAATATTAATGGTAATACAGCTATGGGAACAATGTTACAATATGGAAGTACTGTATCCAAAGAATTTTGTAAGACTCATATATTAAAGCCAGAACATTCTTTCGCACATGACAATGGAGATATACATATACATGATATGGATTTTTTAAATATGGGAACATTAACTTGTTGTCAGATCGATGTTAAAAAACTATTTGAGGATGGTTTTTCAACTGGTCACGGTTTCTTAAGAGAACCACAAGATATAATGAGTTATGGAGCTCTAGCTGCAATTGCGATACAAAGTAATCAAAATGATCAACATGGAGGTCAAAGTATACCATTTTTCGATTATGGTTTATCTGAAGGTGTGTATAAGACATTTAAAAAATTCTACATAGGAAACTTAGCTAAAGCATTAAAATTATTTAAAGGAATTGAAAATAATGAGGCAATAAAGGACATAGTATATAGAACAGAGAAAGAAACAAATAGAAAAGTTGGCCTTAAAAAAGATGAATTGTATCTAAACTCTGAAAAAGAAAAACTAAGAGAAACATTTAATATTGATGAAGAACTTGTAAATAACATGCAAAACTTTGCATTTGAAGAGTCATATAAAGAAACTGATAAAAAAACATATCAATCTATGGAAGCATTTATACATAACTTAAATACAATGCATTCTAGAGCAGGTGCACAAGTACCATTTTCAAGTGTAAATTTTGGAACAGATATTTCTGAAGAAGGAAGAATGGTAACTAAGAATCTATTATTATCACAAGAAAGAGGTTTAGGTAATGGAGAGACACCAATTTTCCCAATATTGATATTTAAGGTTAAAGAAGGTGTAAATTTAAATCCTGAAGATCCTAATTATGATTTATTTAAGTTATCATGTAGGGTATCAGCTAAAAGGTTATTTCCTAACTTTAGCTTTTTAGATGCTCCTTTTAATGCTAAATATTATAAAGCAGGAGATCCAGATACAGAAGCTACATATATGGGTTGTAGAACAAGAGTACTTAGTAATGTATGTGGACCAGAAACAGTTAGTGGCAGAGGAAATATATCTTTTACTACTGTCAATCTTCCAAGATTAGGTATAAAACATGGAATTATAAAAAATAATAAAACTAATTTAGATGAATTTTTTAAAGAACTAGATGAGAAGATGGACTTAATTATAGAACAATTATTAGAACGTCTTGAAGTCCAGGGAAATAAAAAAATGAAAAACTTCCCATTTTTAATGGGGCAAGGTGTATGGAAAGATTCTGATGATTTGGGACCAGAAGATACATTAAAAGAGGTAATAAAGCAAGGAACATTGACTATTGGGTTTATAGGTTTAGCAGAATGCCTTATTGCTCTTACAGGTAAACATCATGGAGAAAGTAAGGAATCTCAAGAATTAGGACTAAAAATAGTGTCATATATGAGACATAAAATGGATGAAGCCACAGATAAATGTAAATTAAACTTCTCTTTAATGGGTACTCCAGCAGAAGGTCTTTCAGGAAGATTTACTAAAATAGACAAGAAAGTATATGGAGAAATTAAAGGCATTACAGATAAAGAGTATTATACTAATTCATTCCATGTTCCAGTTTATTATAATATAAGTGCATATGACAAAATTGAGATAGAAGCTCCATATCATGAATTTACTAATGCAGGTCATATAACATATGTAGAACTAGATGGAGATCCATCTGATAACCTAGAAGCTTTTGAAACTGTCATAAAAGCAATGAAAGATTTGGGTATAGGATACGGAAGTATAAATCATCCTGTAGATAGAGACCCTATATGTGGTTTCTCAGGGGTAATAGCTAGTAATATATGTCCTGTGTGTGGAAGAAATGAAGATGAAAGTGATATTAAGTTTGAGAGAATAAGACGAATAACGGGATATTTAGTTGGTACAGTTGATAGATTTAATAATGCCAAGAAAGCTGAAGTTAAAGATAGGGTAAAACATAGATAG
- a CDS encoding pyridoxal phosphate-dependent aminotransferase — MLSKRLNFITPSYTIGISSKVKEMESNGIKVINLSIGEPDFNVPNVAKSYGIDSLNKDCTKYDLVPGLKILREEICKKLIEENNCRYSIDEIVISSGAKNSITNTLLALTDEGDEVLLPKPYWVSYPEMVKLVNAVPVFIDTKKENGFKLTKEELEKSITSKTKILVLNNPSNPTGSVYTKDELIEIVKVCIQNKIYILADEIYEKICYTGNFTSVASLSEEAKDITITINGFSKSAAMTGLRLGYTASNKTIAKAMSSIQGHLISHPSLTSQYIAYGALKDCSTDIDGMVKTYKSRRDLITSKLDSIENVEYVNPDGAFYAFIDLSNIAENFKYKDSFSIEFCNQFLEEYNVAVVPGIAFGMDKYIRISYACSENTFLAGLDKLKEFVSNIMA; from the coding sequence ATGTTATCAAAAAGACTAAACTTTATAACTCCATCCTATACAATAGGTATTAGTTCAAAAGTTAAAGAAATGGAAAGTAATGGGATTAAAGTAATAAACCTTAGTATAGGAGAACCTGATTTCAATGTACCTAATGTTGCAAAATCTTATGGAATTGACTCTTTAAACAAAGATTGTACTAAATATGATTTAGTTCCTGGATTGAAAATACTCAGAGAAGAAATCTGTAAGAAACTTATTGAAGAAAATAATTGTAGATATTCAATAGATGAAATAGTTATATCAAGTGGAGCTAAAAATTCTATAACAAACACTTTGTTAGCATTAACAGATGAAGGAGATGAAGTGTTATTGCCAAAACCATATTGGGTCAGTTATCCTGAAATGGTTAAATTAGTTAATGCTGTTCCAGTTTTTATTGACACTAAAAAAGAAAATGGATTCAAATTAACAAAAGAAGAACTTGAAAAATCTATAACAAGCAAAACAAAAATTCTTGTATTAAATAATCCTTCAAATCCTACTGGTAGTGTCTACACAAAAGATGAGTTGATTGAAATTGTAAAAGTATGTATACAGAATAAAATATATATTTTGGCAGACGAAATATATGAAAAAATATGTTACACTGGAAATTTCACATCAGTTGCTTCATTAAGTGAAGAAGCAAAAGATATAACTATAACTATAAATGGTTTTTCTAAATCAGCTGCTATGACTGGATTAAGATTGGGCTATACTGCTTCTAATAAAACTATCGCTAAAGCAATGAGCTCTATACAAGGACATCTTATATCACATCCAAGCTTAACATCACAATACATAGCATATGGAGCCTTAAAAGATTGTTCAACTGATATAGATGGTATGGTAAAAACATATAAATCTAGAAGAGATTTAATCACATCTAAATTAGATTCTATCGAAAATGTAGAATATGTAAATCCTGATGGTGCATTTTATGCTTTTATAGACCTTTCTAATATAGCTGAAAATTTTAAATACAAAGATAGTTTTTCTATAGAATTTTGTAATCAATTTTTAGAAGAATATAATGTAGCAGTTGTTCCTGGAATAGCATTTGGTATGGATAAATATATTCGTATATCTTACGCTTGTAGTGAAAATACTTTCTTGGCTGGATTAGATAAATTAAAAGAATTTGTATCTAATATAATGGCATAA
- the cwlD gene encoding N-acetylmuramoyl-L-alanine amidase CwlD — protein sequence MRKYIKHIIFSFVMVCLVIVSIFEVKNISEDVIKYMPITNKTIILDAGHGGIDPGALNKDKSTSEKDINLAITLKLRELIESSGGLVILTREDDSSLYKEENNKTTRQKYNENLKNRKEIISNSNANMFVSIHLNAFEQSKYYGAQTFYPKDKQDSKELSKCIQEELKRVIDKTNNREVKPRDDIYLLKENNIPSVLIECGFLSNEKECKLLTDETYQEKIAWAIYIGIQKYLS from the coding sequence GTGAGAAAGTACATAAAACATATAATTTTTAGTTTTGTTATGGTGTGTCTAGTAATAGTATCAATATTTGAAGTGAAAAATATTTCTGAAGATGTTATTAAGTATATGCCAATAACAAATAAAACAATAATTTTAGATGCTGGTCATGGAGGTATTGATCCAGGTGCATTAAACAAGGATAAGAGCACATCTGAAAAAGATATCAACTTAGCAATAACACTTAAGCTTAGAGAGCTTATAGAATCAAGTGGAGGTCTTGTAATATTAACCAGAGAAGATGACAGTAGCCTCTATAAAGAAGAAAATAATAAAACGACAAGACAAAAATATAATGAGAACTTAAAAAATAGAAAAGAAATAATTTCTAATTCCAATGCTAATATGTTTGTATCCATACATCTAAATGCATTTGAACAATCTAAATACTATGGAGCTCAGACTTTTTATCCTAAAGATAAGCAAGATAGCAAAGAATTATCGAAGTGTATCCAAGAAGAGCTTAAAAGAGTTATAGATAAAACAAATAACAGAGAGGTAAAGCCAAGAGATGACATATACCTTTTGAAAGAAAATAATATTCCATCTGTATTAATAGAATGTGGTTTTCTTTCAAATGAAAAGGAATGTAAACTTTTAACAGATGAAACATATCAAGAAAAGATAGCATGGGCAATATACATAGGTATACAGAAATATCTAAGTTGA
- the rpsI gene encoding 30S ribosomal protein S9 yields MANVQYYGTGRRKSSVARVRLVAGEGNILVNGRALENYFNYETLIRDVKQPLVLTGNENKYDVIVKVEGGGFTGQAGAIRHGISRALLKADLDLRPALKKEGFLTRDARMKERKKYGLKAARRAPQFSKR; encoded by the coding sequence ATGGCTAACGTTCAATATTATGGAACTGGAAGAAGAAAAAGTTCTGTTGCTAGAGTAAGACTAGTTGCAGGTGAAGGAAATATATTAGTAAATGGAAGAGCATTAGAAAATTATTTTAACTATGAAACATTAATAAGAGATGTTAAACAACCATTAGTTTTAACTGGTAATGAAAATAAATATGATGTTATAGTAAAAGTTGAAGGTGGAGGATTCACTGGACAAGCTGGAGCTATAAGACATGGTATATCTAGAGCTTTATTAAAAGCTGATTTAGATTTAAGACCTGCTTTAAAGAAAGAAGGTTTCTTAACTAGAGATGCAAGAATGAAGGAAAGAAAGAAATACGGATTAAAAGCAGCAAGAAGAGCTCCACAATTCTCAAAAAGATAA
- the rplM gene encoding 50S ribosomal protein L13 has product MKSYIAKPADVQRKWYLVDAEGKTLGRIATEIATVLRGKHKPTFTPHVDGGDFVVVVNAEKVVLTGKKLDQKYYRYHTGYVGGLKEISYRDMMDKKPEEVIAHAVNGMLPKNKLRSRMMTRLRVFAGAEHTHAAQNPEVLNFK; this is encoded by the coding sequence ATGAAAAGTTATATAGCTAAGCCAGCTGATGTACAAAGAAAATGGTACTTAGTTGATGCTGAAGGAAAAACATTAGGTCGTATAGCAACAGAAATTGCGACAGTATTGAGAGGTAAACATAAACCAACATTTACTCCTCACGTTGATGGTGGAGATTTTGTTGTTGTAGTAAATGCAGAAAAAGTAGTTTTAACTGGAAAAAAATTAGATCAAAAATATTACAGATACCACACTGGTTATGTAGGTGGATTAAAAGAAATATCTTATAGAGATATGATGGATAAAAAACCAGAAGAAGTTATAGCACATGCTGTAAATGGTATGTTACCTAAAAACAAATTAAGAAGTAGAATGATGACTAGATTAAGAGTATTTGCAGGTGCTGAACACACTCATGCAGCTCAAAATCCAGAAGTTTTAAACTTTAAATAA
- the truA gene encoding tRNA pseudouridine(38-40) synthase TruA — translation MRNIKITIQYDGRNYCGWQKQPDSLGIQGTIEKAIYEITNEEVKLTGSGRTDSGVHALAQTANFKISSSISIESIPMALNAKLPKDISVIEACEVNDDFHSRYSAKGKTYKYLIYNSKFRHPILNNISYQVKYELDFDKMCTESKSLLGTHDFKGFMSSGSSVKGTIRTIYDINIKKTDNLISIEISGDGFLYNMVRIIAGTLVDIGRGRINESFLDIIESKNRSRCGHTAPAQGLFLKKVHY, via the coding sequence ATGAGAAATATAAAGATTACAATCCAATATGATGGCAGAAATTATTGTGGATGGCAGAAGCAACCAGATTCTTTAGGGATACAAGGTACAATTGAAAAAGCTATATATGAGATAACGAATGAAGAAGTTAAACTTACAGGGTCAGGTAGAACTGACTCAGGAGTTCATGCTCTTGCACAAACTGCAAATTTTAAAATTAGTTCAAGTATAAGCATAGAAAGTATACCAATGGCACTAAATGCTAAACTACCAAAAGATATATCAGTTATAGAGGCATGTGAAGTTAATGATGACTTTCATTCAAGATACAGTGCAAAAGGAAAAACATATAAATATTTAATATATAACAGTAAGTTTAGACACCCAATACTTAACAACATATCATATCAAGTAAAGTACGAGCTTGATTTTGATAAAATGTGTACAGAATCAAAAAGCTTATTGGGTACACATGATTTTAAAGGTTTTATGAGTTCTGGTTCATCTGTAAAAGGAACAATACGAACAATATATGATATAAATATAAAAAAAACAGATAATTTGATTAGTATAGAAATTAGTGGAGATGGGTTCTTATATAATATGGTGAGAATTATTGCTGGAACACTTGTTGATATAGGACGTGGTAGAATTAATGAATCATTTTTAGATATAATAGAATCAAAAAATAGATCAAGATGTGGACATACAGCTCCAGCACAAGGATTATTTCTTAAAAAAGTTCATTATTAA
- a CDS encoding energy-coupling factor transporter transmembrane protein EcfT yields the protein MLKDITIGQYYPTSSAIHKLDPRIKLVATIVFMVSIFVVNKFWPYMIVLLCLLGMIKLANIPVKYIVKGVKPLKWIILFTFVINIFFLPGDEIWSFGFLTITSQGLRQAIFMAIRLIFLVIGTSLLTLTTSPIELTDGIERLLNPFKKIGLPVHELAMMMTIALRFIPTLLDETDKIMKAQMSRGADFESKNLINRAKNLVPLLVPLFVSAFRRADELAMAMEARCYRGGHNRTKMRESIIAKADYVACVFQVIYLGLIIATRFIAI from the coding sequence ATGTTAAAAGATATAACTATAGGGCAATACTACCCAACAAGTTCTGCTATTCATAAATTAGATCCAAGGATAAAACTTGTAGCAACAATTGTATTTATGGTATCTATATTTGTAGTAAATAAATTTTGGCCTTATATGATAGTTTTATTATGTTTATTAGGTATGATAAAGTTAGCTAATATACCAGTTAAGTATATTGTTAAGGGTGTAAAACCTCTTAAGTGGATTATTTTATTTACATTTGTTATAAATATTTTTTTCTTACCAGGTGATGAGATATGGTCATTTGGATTCTTAACAATAACAAGTCAAGGTTTGAGACAAGCAATTTTTATGGCAATAAGACTTATATTTTTAGTGATTGGGACATCATTACTTACTTTAACAACTTCACCAATAGAATTGACAGATGGTATAGAACGATTATTAAATCCATTTAAGAAAATTGGTTTACCAGTTCATGAGCTTGCAATGATGATGACAATTGCTTTGCGCTTTATCCCTACACTATTGGATGAAACAGATAAAATAATGAAAGCTCAGATGTCTAGAGGTGCAGACTTTGAAAGTAAAAATCTTATAAATAGAGCTAAAAATCTAGTACCTCTTTTAGTTCCACTATTTGTTAGTGCATTCAGAAGAGCAGATGAATTGGCTATGGCTATGGAAGCTAGATGTTATAGAGGTGGGCACAATAGAACAAAAATGAGAGAGTCTATTATAGCAAAAGCAGATTATGTAGCATGTGTGTTTCAAGTTATTTATTTAGGATTAATTATAGCTACTAGATTTATAGCGATTTAA
- a CDS encoding energy-coupling factor transporter ATPase, whose product MSIIVKNLTHIYNEGMPFASKALDDVSFEIKDRDFVGLIGHTGSGKSTLIQHLNGLLKPSSGEIFINDFNITDKNLNLTEIRKRVGVVFQYPEYQLFEETIDKDIAFGPANLGLEEAEIHNRVKASMEAVGLEYEEFKDKSPFELSGGQKRRVAIAGVIAMNPEVLILDEPTAGLDPGGRDEIFNLIKNLHEKNNMTIILSSHSMDDMAKLAQTLIVMNHGKIEFMGTPRDVFKSNAIKLKEIGLDIPQVLELALKLREQGFDISEDILTLEEAKQEILRVVRGRGLC is encoded by the coding sequence ATGTCAATTATAGTAAAGAACTTAACACATATATATAATGAAGGGATGCCTTTTGCAAGTAAGGCACTTGATGATGTATCTTTTGAGATTAAAGATAGAGACTTTGTTGGACTTATAGGTCATACAGGTTCAGGAAAGTCTACATTGATACAACATTTAAATGGACTATTAAAGCCTTCCTCAGGAGAGATTTTTATAAATGATTTTAATATAACAGATAAGAATTTAAACTTAACTGAGATAAGAAAAAGAGTAGGTGTTGTATTTCAATATCCAGAATATCAATTATTTGAAGAAACAATTGATAAAGACATAGCTTTTGGACCCGCTAATTTAGGCCTAGAAGAGGCTGAGATACATAATAGGGTAAAAGCATCGATGGAAGCTGTAGGACTTGAATATGAGGAATTTAAAGATAAATCTCCATTTGAATTATCAGGAGGTCAAAAGCGTAGAGTTGCAATAGCTGGAGTTATAGCAATGAACCCAGAAGTACTTATATTAGATGAGCCAACTGCAGGGCTTGACCCTGGAGGAAGAGATGAAATTTTTAATTTAATAAAAAACCTACATGAAAAAAACAATATGACTATAATATTGTCATCACATAGTATGGATGATATGGCAAAGTTAGCACAAACTTTAATTGTTATGAATCATGGTAAAATAGAATTTATGGGTACTCCTAGAGATGTATTTAAATCAAATGCTATTAAATTAAAAGAAATTGGTTTAGATATTCCACAGGTTTTAGAACTTGCATTGAAATTAAGGGAACAAGGTTTTGACATTAGTGAAGACATATTGACTTTAGAAGAAGCAAAACAGGAAATATTAAGAGTTGTGAGAGGACGAGGATTATGTTAA
- a CDS encoding energy-coupling factor transporter ATPase: MDNIIKVNNISFEYITDEAKLKAIDNLSLDVKKGEFVAIIGHNGSGKSTLSKNLNAILMPTEGNILIDGMDTKEEERLWDIRQTAGMVFQNPDNQIVATIVEEDVAFGPENLGIEPKEIRRIVEESLKSVGMYDLRGRQPHLLSGGQKQRVAIAGIIAMRPKCIIFDEATAMLDPSGRKEVMKTIKRLNKEENITVLHITHFMEEAVEADRVVVMEKGKKLLEGTPKEVFSKIEMLKEIGLDVPCMTELSSLLIEEGINISSDILTVDEMVMELCQL, translated from the coding sequence ATGGATAATATAATAAAAGTAAACAATATTTCATTTGAGTATATTACAGATGAAGCAAAACTTAAAGCAATAGATAATTTAAGCTTGGATGTTAAAAAGGGAGAATTTGTTGCAATAATAGGACATAATGGTTCTGGTAAATCTACTTTATCTAAAAACTTAAATGCTATTCTTATGCCTACAGAAGGAAATATTCTCATTGATGGAATGGATACCAAGGAAGAAGAAAGATTATGGGATATAAGACAAACAGCAGGTATGGTATTTCAAAACCCAGATAATCAAATTGTTGCCACAATAGTAGAAGAAGATGTGGCTTTTGGTCCTGAAAACTTAGGTATAGAGCCAAAAGAAATAAGACGTATTGTAGAAGAGTCTTTAAAAAGTGTAGGTATGTATGATTTAAGAGGTAGACAACCACATTTATTATCAGGTGGTCAAAAACAGAGGGTTGCAATAGCAGGTATAATTGCCATGAGGCCTAAGTGTATAATATTTGATGAAGCAACAGCGATGTTAGACCCATCTGGAAGAAAAGAAGTTATGAAAACAATAAAAAGACTTAATAAAGAAGAAAATATAACTGTTTTACATATAACACACTTTATGGAAGAAGCTGTAGAAGCTGATAGAGTTGTTGTTATGGAGAAAGGTAAGAAACTTTTAGAAGGGACTCCTAAAGAAGTATTTAGTAAAATAGAGATGTTAAAGGAAATCGGTTTAGATGTACCTTGTATGACAGAGTTGTCTAGTTTATTAATAGAAGAAGGTATAAATATTAGTAGTGATATATTAACTGTGGATGAGATGGTGATGGAATTATGTCAATTATAG
- the rplQ gene encoding 50S ribosomal protein L17, translating to MAKYRKLGRETAHRNLMLRNLVTCLLRSGRIETTVTRAKETRRMAEKMITLAKRGDLHARRQVLAYVMDETVVNNLFTDLAPKYAERNGGYTRIIKIGPRKGDAAEMAFIELV from the coding sequence ATGGCTAAGTACCGTAAATTAGGACGTGAAACAGCTCACAGAAACCTTATGTTAAGAAACTTAGTAACTTGTTTACTAAGAAGTGGAAGAATAGAAACTACAGTAACTAGAGCTAAAGAGACTCGTAGAATGGCTGAAAAGATGATAACTCTTGCTAAAAGAGGAGATCTTCATGCTAGAAGACAAGTTTTAGCTTATGTTATGGATGAAACAGTAGTTAATAACTTATTCACAGATTTAGCTCCAAAATATGCTGAGAGAAATGGTGGATACACTAGAATAATAAAAATAGGGCCAAGAAAAGGCGATGCTGCTGAAATGGCTTTTATAGAATTAGTATAG